A window of the Oncorhynchus keta strain PuntledgeMale-10-30-2019 chromosome 21, Oket_V2, whole genome shotgun sequence genome harbors these coding sequences:
- the LOC118400525 gene encoding protein bassoon-like isoform X6 — MGSPRHSAPANQQQPQQRGPNQQAGLWPTDPQQQQKPLGAQVSGPPFSPAKQSKGPAQPSPAKVQPFPGKSAHSPAKGAPSPTKTASTPAKGTPSPAKKIGPNAQSKGTAQPSPAKGALSSAKTAYTPNKCTPSPAKQTGLTAQSKGSAQLSPVKFATTPTKGAPSPSKSAPTQLKPNKQAGKQQQGQDKTKVVPKAHKENEAKASLKKGAPEAITTSHDEKKKPVEDSQKSKHHDDSNKSSTQSLSDTGYSSDGISGSVGEITGHIREDPGLKLSERSLSSPSEITKLESSMRPLLESRSKTATDQGGENNSDREVSDDLSSKLRHDYVEDSSETGLSPLPPRQKKSHKEMTDEEFMRRKIMEMSADEDEMEEEEGYGYQKTKNKKDLGKEKRRSLTHHSSSFEEDTKGVDDEDDEGMMASQGGLRRFKTIELNNSEHDLREPELEMESLTGSPEERSRGEYSSTLPATTPSYTSGTSPTSLSSMEDDSDSSPSRRQRLEEAKQQRKARHRSHGPLLPTIEDSSEEDELREEEELLREQEKMRDLDLQRIRSTARKTKRDKEELRAQRRRERSKTPPSNLSPIEDASPTEELRQAAEMEELHRSSCSEYSPSMDSEAESFEMMSSKLYKSGSHQNLPTFMSLYSPTEKHTATSPLDKTLKSAEEVYEEMMRKAEMLQQRQPGRPGQQQGSPQRQPAGAPQPSSKQHLGTGAPLTPGSSPTQISAPVSFSPNDPRGAGKGVPPGISVTQHLSKETQDRMRTQTAKIGGVIPPVAGRPGPQGPAQGAPPPDSGAPSIASSLFSYFKGPSPPVSPSPSPSQSPTHSLSLRPTGPGVSPQDSQPGAGGATSPVPPQQHGAQMPRRTASPCLARQQSSSDSPVMGITLGSKTTTSPARPLTVNSSTSPLSSPTQAIRQPMYQQYIPSTSSPTSPQMHLSQQSPHHDLQRPQNAERVNIGISMTMTTTATTYSRGSISMENISLCRISNVPGTSRVVEQGQMQMRPTRPASVVDLRAPMKAAPIIMTDQGMDLTSLATDTRRYSLDAEQPHNHHKSVQPLNAAMNLNAQKQPHVSASTPTTVSVTVAASMFISQPKGHPVIYGDPLQNRMDLGQGVGSAMCLTQTKPPITDPSIPKIDACLEDLGIQQQQLQMQQQKLLQQQQLLEQQLQQHQHSSFARYNLANQVQPLLLKKDLVVRQTSSGSDQPVVSVIPRVSPMPPQPASIVLPPSNNHHDYGQSGLALELKNKPTVMNLSTGKPHVMMVQLEDSNASQMTTVTQLVKEPPPPQVLDLTGGQIQKPENQVACCDVVYKLPFAGSCAGNLTQKNSTTESSQVTLPPPAPHYSVGQQKQQQQPQQQQPPPGNNGYQAESMQGAPEERKPMQGVPLYPIPLGGRLQPSMSDTNLSNTGLQYYQRTDPGDLAVDLSTMNQAYEGGYLGMGAQYGSYTDLSHQGDVAGPPLPLRRYGSMSNINQDYGYGQAVLPDANLAQYSATTAREISRMCAALNSMDQFGQRYSNPEMMQYGSGSGAGPAARLNLQQSLASIRANLLYGPDGRPTAHGHALTNLINARQASIRALYPSAMRGADGMTYSTINTPIASTLPITTQPPSVLQPMPQGIYRPYPAGVTAVPLASLTRLPHMTPKMPLSTQGHYGYPPPNQFPTTAGVPGSVPATSTSTQEAPVYLGKPSAAVSVHTAATLPLAQPISHMGGQITAMPIQSAVVPANQQTPQTQIQAHNVTTHPHTQTQMQVQMQQQIQSQIQQQIQSQIQQQMQSQMQQQIATQTQASFLTQTQSQPVTQPAPQALVQPHLQTIRQIASTAAASTTITTSVDPELEKVEERLRQQQEQMLQMERERVELEKLRQMRLHEELERDRMELQRHREKEQMLVQREIQELQTIKQHVLHQQQSERETQLVMQREQLSQQRMQLDQIQSLQQQLQQQLEEQKRQKTAVVEASAVAAAAAAASAAASAAATSTQGAIQGVVVGGITPQGAIQGVVVGGGGGGGGGTPQGFIICDQSGRVIQQDGQSVQFWQPHMEGQVVQAMVTPRPIPSSASEMSLKNSENQLGSRIMKKQNSMPRLRDGSEEELVRRIADSCVQTDDEEGEDRYMNRKGRRTRRIADCSVQTDDEDQAAWEQPVRRRRSRLSKHSDSSGEVKSDGTAKVSSSSIAIQTTNDSSCQTEADQLGRISPAIHITAAETNKVELLHYISAPERTHTGESLACQTEPEAQSQGVVAPQLSVPTTISPYSTSMQMVGSTPPPPQGVAKFERRKPDPLEINYQSQQQNESPSRQPPKSPQVLYSPVSPLSPHRMLETTFASQEKLNKAHVTPQQKAFTAESPQRHQSLPRPIKSVQRSMSDPKPLSPTSEDPAKNRFSPYHQQALSNSQMATLQQQQNSLMRKVKRTLPSPPPEESPLPIVTPAMSHMYSSSPGMQPQRVLPRPAQGVTKAGLLSELKAVEQESTKLRKQQQELEDEEKEIDAKLRYLELGIHQRKETLVKERERRELAYMRCMGDARDYMSDTELNNLRMVAATGTFDGNGLLTRPSTAPLSQFPNDLGPASQYPPTSSYMAYQYPQSQPTPTQQPTAAYQQIGFQSPQYPIASQPQPGTFLPHPPQGPGYQTQPSYPAHGGYGQTSYPTDLGMQQHGHQGFQPPNPSIPGQNLPYPGQSPYSGQGMSFLPQAEILTVHQRPHQTSLADLEQKLPTNYEVISNPAVSVATSAPDTGFGSVYASNTMPNAYGQYRPPEPGLTHGVDSPTSSYAADGLYTANLEQNIPRNYVMIDDISELTKENTGSSVDVLGHPVAGRYGENGPAHQTGYGNEPVDPYMSAGPTGYHQQGSVDPRTSTTIGGGGSSYYYDDYNKHPSTTRPGTQKHPSKNLAPAVVSSGKRSKHRKQGMEQKISKFSPIEEARDVESDLASYTMTTSTGGSCTVVSRSGVKKSGYDQRNYYGGHPGSREALEEEDRMYGSGRSRSTGYGMDKISSRDSSRSKSYEREAMERSQRGGGGRPGLRTHNSEEESPLSPVGKPVGVGRGGTGVPVDPHDVRNQYGSSHSLPDVQDHHMKDLPRSHVYKPDDPYLVDDQHAAVSDSEAYHLGQEETDWFEKPREARSNRSRHHGSAGHISTGRQQTGANVKHTYHDYDEPPEEQDLWPQDEYNNQPRHPSSTSSSRDHRGHQGSSGGSSGRHCSSRHSGEEPRTSSRSSRTHPKDQSARSEGRGSSSTQKRGGEEPRSSRDVYRDRDSRDYSSRDLASGHHREGTSGRGQKPPGSSSRRQEGVPSAGAKQGLGQQPQGGPGGQQQQPQGSPGGQQQQPQGGPGGQQQQPQGGPGGQQQQPQGGPGGQQQQPQGGPGGQQQQPLSGRHPGFQGPDGGQPSQQQQRTQQQQPPQQSQPSQTIAGGPQATPVTAGPGPIAGPGPAQQQAKPGQTPAQGRQPAGPTAGQPTTTAVTSATPASAIGVMKPAATIGGAAAAQPPKTATPPLTGIGSKATPPGGIGSRPGGIGIAVAGQPPAEGVNVLTNILGGAGGAAEQAGKLGDAISGLGKKFTSFW, encoded by the exons ATGGGATCCCCACGGCACTCAGCTCCAGCTAATCAACAACAGCCTCAGCAGAGAGGGCCCAATCAGCAGGCAGGGCTATggcccactgatcctcaacagcAACAAAAACCACTGGGTGCCCAAGTAAGTGGCCCTCCTTTCTCCCCTGCCAAACAGAGCAAGGGGCCTGCCCAACCCTCCCCTGCCAAGGTACAACCCTTCCCAGGTAAGAGTGCACACTCCCCTGCCAAGGGTGCACCCTCCCCCACTAAAACAGCATCCACCCCTGCTAAGGGCACACCCTCCCCTGCCAAAAAGATAGGACCCAATGCCCAGAGTAAGGGTACTGCCCAGCCCTCCCCAGCCAAGGGTGCACTGTCCTCTGCTAAAACAGCATACACCCCTAACAAGTGCACACCCTCCCCTGCCAAACAGACAGGACTCACTGCCCAGAGCAAGGGTTCTGCCCAGCTCTCCCCTGTTAAATTTGCAACCACCCCTACTAAGGGTGCACCCTCTCCTAGTAAGAGTGCACCAACTCAACTTAAACCCAACAAGCAGGCCGGTAAACAGCAGCAGGGCCAGGATAAAACTAAAGTCGTCCCCAAAGCTCATAAGGAAAATGAAGCCAAAGCCTCGCTCAAGAAGGGAGCACCTGAAGCCATCACCACATCACACGATGAAAAGAAGAAACCCGTTGAAGATTCACAGAAGTCAAAACACCATGAC GATTCCAACAAGTCCAGCACGCAGAGCCTCAGTGACACGGGATACTCCTCAGATGGGATCTCCGGCTCCGTGGGCGAGATCACAGGCCATATCCGTGAGGATCCGGGGTTAAAGCTGAGTGAACGTAGCCTCTCCAGCCCCTCTGAGATCACTAAGTTAGAGAGCTCCATGCGGCCACTGCTAGAGTCCAGGTCCAAGACTGCTACAGACCAGGGCGGGGAGAACAACTCTGACAGGGAGGTGTCGGACGATCTCAGCTCCAAGCTGCGCCACGACTATGTGGAGGACAGCAGCGAGACTGGTCTGTCCCCCTTACCGCCCAGGCAGAAGAAGTCCCATAAAGAAATGACAGATGAGGAGTTCATGAGGAGGAAGATCATGGAAATGAGCGCTGACGAGGacgagatggaggaggaggaagggtacGGCTACCAGAAAACGAAAAACAAAAAGGATTTGGGGAAGGAGAAACGACGCAGCCTCACCCACCATTCCAGTAGTTTTGAGGAGGACACCAAGGGGGTAGATGACGAAGACGATGAAGGTATGATGGCTTCCCAAGGAGGCCTGCGGCGGTTTAAGACCATTGAGCTGAACAACTCAGAGCATGACCTCAGAGAGCCAGAGCTGGAGATGGAGAGTCTGACTGGATCACCAGAGGAGCGGTCGAGGGGGGAGTATTCATCCACCCTTCCTGCCACAACTCCCAGTTATACATCTGGCACGTCCCCTACCTCCTTGTCCTCCATGGAGGATGACAGTGACAGCAGCCCCAGCCGCAGGCAGAGACTGGAGGAAGCCAAGCAGCAAAGGAAGGCTCGCCACCGCTCCCACGGCCCACTCCTGCCCACCATCGAGGACTCATCCGAGGAAGATGAgctgagagaagaagaggagcttctgagagagcaggagaagatgAGAGATCTGGACCTGCAGAGGATCCGCAGTACAGCCAGGAAAACcaagagggacaaagaggagcTAAGGGCccagagacgtagagagagatcCAAGACTCCCCCCAGCAACCTCTCGCCCATCGAGGATGCCTCCCCGACAGAGGAGTTGAGACAGGCAGCGGAGATGGAGGAGCTCCACAGATCCTCCTGCTCAGAGTATTCCCCTTCCATGGACTCAGAGGCAGAGAGCTTTGAAATGATGAGCTCCAAGCTTTACAAGTCAGGAAGCCACCAAAACCTACCCACCTTCATGTCTCTCTACTCCCCCACTGAAAAACATACTGCCACTTCACCGTTGGACAAGACACTGAAAAGTGCAGAGGAGGTGTATGAAGAAATGATGAGGAAAGCAGAGATGCTGCAGCAGAGACAGCCAGGAAGGCCAGGCCAACAACAAGGAAGTCCGCAAAGGCAACCGGCTGGAGCACCTCAGCCTAGCAGCAAACAACATCTAGGCACTGGAGCACCTTTAACCCCTGGCTCCAGCCCCACACAAATCTCTGCACCTGTTTCCTTCTCCCCAAACGACCCACGTGGGGCTGGAAAAGGGGTCCCACCAGGAATCAGTGTGACACAGCATCTATCGAAAGAAACCCAAGACCGGATGAGGACGCAGACTGCCAAAATAGGGGGTGTTATCCCCCCAGTGGCTGGAAGACCAGGTCCTCAGGGACCAGCACAGGGGGCGCCTCCTCCTGACTCTGGAGCGCCCTCCATCgcatcctccctcttctcctattTCAAAGGCCCCAGTCCTCCTgtttccccttccccctctccctcacagAGTCCCACTCATTCCCTGTCCCTACGACCTACAGGGCCTGGTGTGTCCCCACAAGATTCTCAGCCTGGCGCTGGTGGCGCAACCTCTCCAGTACCACCGCAACAACATGGAGCCCAGATGCCTCGAAGAACAGCATCACCATGCCTTGCAAGACAACAGTCCTCCTCCGACTCACCAGTAATGGGGATAACGCTGGGCTCTAAGACCACCACCAGTCCTGCCAGGCCTCTGACTGTAAACTCCTCCACTTCTCCCCTGTCCTCGCCAACACAGGCTATCCGTCAACCCATGTATCAGCAATATATTCCTTCAACAAGCTCTCCAACGTCCCCACAAATGCATCTATCGCAACAATCCCCTCACCATGATTTACAGAGGCCCCAAAATGCAGAGAGGGTTAATATTGGTATAAGCATGACAATGACAACCACAGCTACCACATACAGTCGTGGGTCAATATCAATGGAAAATATCTCCCTATGTAGGATCTCCAATGTCCCAGGTACCTCTAGGGTCGTAGAGCAGGGCCAAATGCAAATGCGTCCGACTAGACCTGCATCAGTAGTGGACCTGAGAGCACCCATGAAGGCTGCCCCAAtcatcatgacagaccagggcatGGATCTAACATCTCTGGCAACTGATACAAGAAGGTATTCCCTCGATGCTGAACAACCCCACAACCATCACAAATCGGTGCAGCCACTGAATGCTGCCATGAACCTGAATGCACAAAAGCAGCCGCATGTTTCGGCATCCACTCCAACAACAGTCAGCGTCACCGTGGCAGCCTCCATGTTTATATCTCAGCCGAAGGGGCATCCAGTGATTTACGGAGATCCGCTGCAGAACCGTATGGACCTGGGGCAAGGCGTTGGATCAGCAATGTGTCTTACACAAACTAAGCCACCCATTACTGACCCATCCATTCCTAAGATTGATGCGTGTCTGGAGGATCTGGGCATCCAGCAGCAGCAGCTCCAGATGCAGCAGCAGAAGCTCCTACAGCAACAACAGCTCCTCGAGCAGCAGCTCCAGCAGCACCAGCATTCTTCCTTTGCTCGCTATAACCTAGCGAATCAGGTCCAGCCGCTGTTGCTGAAGAAAGACCTGGTGGTTCGCCAGACGAGCAGTGGCAGTGACCAGCCTGTGGTCAGTGTGATTCCTAGAGTATCTCCCATGCCGCCCCAGCCAGCGTCTATAGTTCTACCTCCCTCTAACAATCATCATGACTATGGTCAGAGTGGGCTTGCCTTGGAGTTGAAGAACAAGCCCACAGTTATGAACCTGTCTACAGGAAAGCCCCATGTCATGATGGTCCAACTGGAAGATAGCAATGCGTCTCAGATGACCACTGTGACTCAGCTGGTCAAAGAGCCTCCTCCTCCCCAGGTCCTGGATCTCACTGGTGGACAGATACAGAAACCAGAGAACCAAGTGGCTTGTTGTGACGTTGTTTACAAGCTACCCTTTGCTGGTAGCTGTGCAGGTAACTTAACTCAGAAAAATTCTACCACTGAATCTTCCCAAGTCACTCTTCCACCCCCTGCCCCACACTACAGTGTAGGCCagcagaaacaacaacaacagccacaacaacaacaaccaccacctgGTAATAATGGCTACCAGGCAGAAAGCATGCAAGGAGCACCAGAGGAGCGTAAACCGATGCAGGGAGTCcctctataccctataccccTTGGAGGCAGGCTTCAACCTTCCATGTCTGACACCAACCTGTCTAATACAGGTCTTCAGTACTATCAGAGGACTGACCCTGGGGACCTGGCAGTGGATCTGAGCACCATGAATCAGGCCTACGAAGGAGGATATCTTGGCATGGGTGCACAATATGGATCCTACACAGACTTAAGTCATCAAGGAGATGTTGCAGGTCCTCCCTTGCCCCTGCGAAGGTACGGCTCCATGTCCAACATCAACCAAGACTATGGCTATGGTCAGGCAGTTTTACCGGATGCCAACCTGGCACAGTATAGTGCCACCACTGCCAGGGAGATCAGCCGAATGTGTGCAGCTCTGAACTCTATGGACCAGTTCGGTCAACGGTACAGCAACCCTGAGATGATGCAGTATGGTTCTGGAAGTGGAGCAGGGCCTGCAGCCAGGCTCAACCTACAGCAAAGCTTAGCATCAATCCGAGCCAACCTACTCTATGGCCCTGATGGGAGGCCCACTGCACACGGCCACGCCCTAACCAATCTGATCAATGCCAGACAAGCAAGCATACGGGCCTTATATCCATCTGCAATGAGAGGAGCTGACGGTATGACATATTCCACCATCAACACCCCAATAGCCTCTACCTTGCCAATAACCACCCAGCCCCCCTCTGTTCTGCAACCTATGCCACAAGGAATATACCGACCTTACCCTGCAGGCGTGACCGCTGTACCACTGGCGAGCCTCACCAGGTTGCCTCATATGACCCCAAAGATGCCTCTGTCCACACAGGGACATTACGGTTACCCTCCTCCCAACCAGTTCCCTACAACGGCTGGTGTTCCTGGAAGTGTACCTGCCACGAGCACCTCCACCCAAGAAGCTCCTGTCTACCTTGGGAAGCCTTCTGCAGCCGTCTCTGTGCACACGGCTGCAACCTTACCACTGGCCCAGCCAATTTCTCATATGGGTGGACAAATTACTGCAATGCCAATTCAGTCTGCAGTAGTCCCTGCAAACCAACAGACCCCCCAAACTCAAATCCAAGCACACAATGTTACGACACACCCTCATACTCAAACTCAAATGCAAGTCCAAATGCAGCAACAAATACAGTCCCAAATACAGCAACAAATACAGTCCCAAATACAGCAACAAATGCAATCTCAAATGCAACAACAAATAGCAACTCAAACTCAAGCTTCATTTCTGACTCAAACCCAGTCCCAGCCTGTAACTCAGCCTGCTCCACAGGCTCTAGTGCAGCCCCATCTGCAGACCATTCGCCAGATTGCTTCTACTGCAGCAGCcagcaccaccatcaccactTCGGTCGATCCAGAGCTGGAGAAGGTAGAGGAGCGTTTGAGACAGCAACAGGAGCAGATGCTGCAGATGGAGCGAGAGCGCGTGGAGCTGGAGAAACTTCGGCAGATGCGCCTGCATGAGGAACTAGAGCGAGACCGCATGGAGCTCCAGAGGCACAGGGAGAAAGAACAAATGCTGGTGCAGCGCGAGATTCAGGAGCTGCAGACCATCAAACAGCATGTCCTGCATCAGCAACAATCAGAGAGGGAGACCCAGCTGGTCATGCAGAGGGAACAGCTATCCCAGCAGAGGATGCAACTGGACCAGATCCAGTCGCTACAGCAGCAGCTCCAGCAGCAGTTGGAGGAGCAGAAGAGGCAGAAGACTGCAGTGGTGGAGGCATCAGCTGTGGCCGCAGCAGCAGCTGCTGCATCTGCAGCAGCATCTGCTGCAGCCACTTCCACTCAAGGTGCCATACAAGGGGTAGTAGTCGGAGGAATAACCCCTCAAGGTGCCATACAAGGGGTAGTagtcggaggaggaggaggaggaggaggaggaactccTCAAGGTTTCATCATCTGtgaccagagtggtagggtgATTCAACAGGACGGCCAAAGTGTACAGTTCTGGCAACCTCACATGGAAGGGCAGGTGGTCCAAGCAATGGTGACCCCAAGGCCCATACCAAGCTCTGCCTCTGAGATGTCCTTGAAAAACAGTGAGAATCAGTTGGGGTCCAGGATCATGAAGAAGCAAAACTCTATGCCTCGTCTTAGGGATGGATCGGAGGAGGAGCTGGTGAGGAGGATTGCAGATAGCTGCGTGCAGACTGACGATGAAGAGGGTGAGGACAGGTACATGAACCGCAAGGGCAGGAGAACCAGGCGGATCGCCGACTGCAGCGTCCAGACAGACGACGAGGATCAGGCAGCTTGGGAGCAACCGGTTAGGCGCAGGAGATCACGCTTATCCAAACATTCAGACTCTAGCGGCGAGGTCAAATCCGATGGAACCGCCAAAGTGTCCTCCTCCAGCATAGCCATTCAGACCACCAACGACTCCTCATGCCAGACTGAGGCCGACCAGTTGGGCAGGATCTCACCTGCAATCCACATCACTGCGGCTGAGACAAATAAGGTGGAGCTGCTTCACTACATCTCTGCCCCAGAGAGAACCCATACGGGTGAGAGCTTGGCCTGTCAGACAGAACCGGAGGCCCAGTCTCAGGGGGTGGTGGCTCCTCAGCTCAGCGTCCCCACCACCATCAGCCCATattccacctctatgcagatggtGGGCTCCACCCCACCTCCTCCCCAAGGGGTGGCTAAGTTCGAAAGGAGGAAACCTGACCCTCTGGAAATCAACTACCAAAGCCAGCAGCAGAACGAGTCCCCGTCTCGCCAGCCTCCCAAGTCTCCCCAGGTGCTGTACTCCCCTGTGTCCCCGCTGTCGCCCCATCGGATGCTGGAAACCACCTTCGCCTCCCAGGAGAAGCTCAACAAGGCACATGTCACGCCCCAGCAGAAAGCTTTCACTGCAGAGTCTCCTCAGCGTCACCAGAGCCTCCCCAGACCTATCAAGAGTGTGCAGCGCTCCATGTCGGACCCCAAACCCCTCAGCCCCACTTCAGAAGACCCTGCCAAGAACAGGTTCTCCCCTTACCATCAGCAGGCCCTCTCCAACAGTCAG ATGGCCAccctgcagcagcagcagaactCTCTGATGAGAAAGGTGAAGAGGACCCTACCCAGCCCACCTCCAGAGGAGAGCCCTCTCCCTATCGTCACCCCAGCCATGTCCCACATGTACAGCAGCTCCCCGGGGATGCAGCCCCAGAGGGTGCTGCCCAGGCCTGCCCAGGGGGTCACCAAGGCCGGCCTGCTGAGCGAGCTGAAGGCCGTGGAGCAAGAGTCCACCAAGCTCCGCAAGCAGCAGCAGGAGCTagaggatgaggagaaggagatTGACGCCAAGCTGCGGTACCTGGAACTAGGCATCCATCAGCGCAAGGAGAccctggtgaaggagagggagaggagggagctgGCCTACATGCGCTGCATGGGCGACGCCCGCGACTACATGTCAGACACCGAGCTCAATAACTTGAGGATGGTGGCAGCCACGGGAACGTTCGACGGTAATGGTCTGCTGACGAGGCCCAGCACGGCGCCGCTGAGCCAGTTCCCCAACGACCTCGGCCCAGCCTCCCAGTACCCGCCCACCTCCTCCTACATGGCCTATCAGTACCCACAGAGCCAGCCCACGCCCACACAGCAGCCAACCGCTGCTTACCAACAGATCGGTTTCCAGTCCCCTCAATACCCTATAGCCTCCCAGCCCCAGCCAGGCACCTTCCTGCCCCATCCACCCCAAGGCCCAGGCTACCAGACTCAGCCAAGCTACCCAGCCCATGGGGGCTACGGCCAGACTTCCTACCCGACAGACCTGGGCATGCAGCAGCATGGCCACCAGGGTTTCCAGCCTCCCAACCCCTCTATCCCGGGCCAGAACCTCCCCTACCCAGGCCAGAGCCCATATTCTGGCCAGGGCATGTCCTTCCTGCCGCAGGCTGAGATCCTCACGGTCCACCAGAGGCCTCATCAGACCTCCTTGGCTGACCTGGAACAGAAGTTGCCCACCAACTATGAGGTGATCAGTAACCCTGCTGTGTCGGTGGCCACATCAGCTCCAGACACCGGCTTTGGCTCAGTCTATGCCTCCAACACCATGCCCAATGCCTATGGGCAGTACCGCCCCCCGGAGCCAGGCCTGACACACGGTGTGGATAGCCCCACGTCGTCCTACGCTGCAGACGGCCTCTACACCGCAAACCTGGAGCAGAACATCCCCAGGAACTATGTCATGATCGACGACATCAGCGAGCTGACCAAAGAGAACACAGGCTCGTCTGTTGATGTTCTGGGACATCCTGTTGCAGGACGCTATGGTGAGAATGGCCCTGCGCACCAAACTGGCTATGGCAATGAGCCTGTGGACCCGTACATGTCTGCAGGCCCCACAGGCTACCACCAGCAGGGCTCTGTGGACCCCCGGACCAGCACCACTATAGGTGGTGGGGGATCTTCTTATTACTATGACGACTATAATAAACACCCCAGCACAACACGCCCGGGGACCCAGAAACACCCATCCAAGAACCTGGCTCCCGCAGTTGTCTCCTCTGGTAAGCGCAGCAAGCACAGAAAGCAGGGCATGGAGCAGAAGATCTCCAAGTTCTCCCCCATCGAGGAGGCACGGGACGTGGAGTCCGACCTGGCCTCTTACACCATGACCACCTCCACCGGCGGCAGCTGCACTGTGGTGTCTCGGTCCGGGGTGAAGAAGAGCGGCTACGACCAGCGGAACTACTATGGTGGCCACCCGGGAAGCCGGGAAGCCCTGGAAGAAGAGGACCGGATGTACGGCTCGGGGAGGTCCCGGTCTACTGGCTATGGCATGGACAAGATCTCCTCCAGGGACTCCTCCAGGAGCAAGTCCTACGAGAGGGAAGCCATGGAGCGGTCTCAGAGAGGCGGTGGTGGACGGCCCGGACTGCGCACCCATAACTCAGAGGAGGAGAGCCCACTCAGCCCCGTGGGGAAGCCTGTGGGGGTCGGACGAGGCGGTACAGGGGTACCAGTGGACCCCCATGACGTGAGGAACCAGTATGGCTCCAGCCACTCCCTGCCGGATGTCCAGGACCACCACATGAAGGACCTGCCCAGGAGCCACGTGTACAAGCCAGATGACCCATATCTCGTAGACGATCAGCACGCTGCTGTGTCGGACAGTGAAG CCTATCATCTGGGTCAGGAGGAGACGGACTGGTTTGAGAAGCCAAGGGAGGCTCGCTCCAACCGCTCCAGACACCATGGGAGCGCAGGGCACATCTCCACTGGTAGACAACAGACCGGCGCCAACGTGAAGCACACCTACCATGACTATGATGAGCCTCCCGAAGAACAGGACCTGTGGCCTCAGGACGAGTACAACAACCAACCTCGCCACCCCTCGTCCACCTCATCATCCCGCGACCACCGTGGTCACCAAGGCAGCAGCGGCGGCAGCTCGGGGAGGCATTGCTCTTCCCGCCACTCCGGCGAGGAGCCTCGGACGTCCAGCCGCTCCTCCAGAACACACCCCAAAGACCAATCCGCCCGCTCTGAGGGCCGTGGATCCTCCTCTAcccagaagaggggaggggaggaaccaCGCTCCTCCCGGGATGTCTACCGGGACCGGGACTCTAGAGACTACTCCTCTCGTGACCTGGCCTCCGGCCACCACCGCGAGGGCACCAGTGGCAGGGGTCAGAAGCCGCCAGGCTCGTCCTCCAGGAGACAGGAAGGGGTTCCTTCTGCAGGGGCCAAGCAGGGTCTGGGGCAACAGCCCCAGGGGGGTCCAGGCGGGCAGCAGCAACAGCCCCAGGGGAGTCCAGGCGGGCAGCAGCAACAGCCCCAGGGGGGTCCAGGCGGGCAGCAGCAACAGCCCCAGGGGGGTCCAGGCGGGCAGCAGCAACAGCCCCAGGGGGGTCCAGGCGGGCAGCAGCAACAGCCCCAGGGGGGTCCAGGCGGGCAGCAGCAACAGCCCCTGTCAGGCAGACATCCTGGATTCCAAGGGCCAGACGGGGGCCAACCGTCCCAGCAGCAGCAACGTacccagcagcagcagcctccacAGCAGAGCCAGCCTTCCCAGACCATAGCCGGGGGCCCTCAGGCCACTCCAGTCACTGCAGGCCCAGGACCCATAGCAGGACCAGGGCCGGCACAACAGCAGGCTAAACCTGGCCAGACTCCGGCACAAGGCCGGCAGCCAGCCGGACCTACCGCAGGCCAGCCAACAACCACAGCC GTGACTTCTGCCACACCTGCATCAGCTATTGGGGTGATGAAACCTGCAGCAACGATTGGGGgggcagcagcagcacagccaccCAAGACAGCTACACCACCCCTCACAGGCATCG GCTCTAAAGCAACCCCCCCTGGAGGGATAGGTAGCCGGCCTGGTGGGATCGGCATTGCAGTGGCAGGTCAGCCCCCAGCAGAGGGCGTCAACGTTCTCACCAATATCCTGGGAGGGGCGGGAGGCGCAGCTGAACAGGCGGGGAAACTGGGAGATG CTATTTCTGGCCTCGGGAAGAAGTTCACTTCATTTTGGTGA